The Quercus robur chromosome 7, dhQueRobu3.1, whole genome shotgun sequence genome has a segment encoding these proteins:
- the LOC126691902 gene encoding protein NRT1/ PTR FAMILY 5.5-like encodes MVLFYTALAFLAIGISGHITSLDAFLKQRDSKQPMPWQAAGGFIVILLAIVGFIAIQFIKPWSVRFGMPAICTVVATFLFTTGSCSYKRPGPHPQGSPLTTIFRVFVAYQMIIRCLKHIVSGALARPQL; translated from the exons ATGGTTCTCTTCTATACAGCGTTAGCATTCTTAGCTATTGGGATATCTGGTCATATCACATCCTTGGACGCTTTCCTGAAACAACGAGATTCAAAACAACCAATGCCATGGCAAGCAGCAGGTGGCTTTATTGTGATTCTTCTTGCAATTGTTGGATTTATTGCAATTCAATTTATAAAGCCATGGTCTGTCCGATTTGGAATGCCAGCAATATGTACTGTAGTGGCAACTTTTTTATTCACAACTGGCTCATGTTCATACAAACGTCCTGGACCGCATCCGCAGGGGAGCCCTCTTACAACTATATTTAGAGTTTTTGTAGCCTACCAGATGATAATCCGCTGCCTCAAACACATAGTCtcag GTGCCCTGGCAAGGCCGCAATTGTAg